A window of Desulfobulbus oralis genomic DNA:
TTCCTCATGAACGACGCTCTGAACCTGAGTCGAATGCGTGATCCCTCCTTCACAGAGGAAGTGGAGGCACGTAGCGGACAAAATTTGTCGACCTGCTACCAGTGCGGCAATTGCACTGCCGGATGTCCTGCAGGTTTGGCCTATGACCTGCCGGTGAACCAGATTATGCGAGGCGTGCAGTTAGGGCTGAAGGATGAAGTGCTGAACTCGCGTTCCATCTGGATGTGCCTTTCCTGTTCCACCTGCAGCCTCAGATGCCCCAACGAAATCGAAGTTGCGGGCGTCATGGAAACCCTGCGCCACATGGCCCGTGAAGAGGGCCGCGTCACCGTCCCCAAGATGGAAAAATTCTGGTGGTCCTTCCTCGACACCGTACGCGCCTTCGGCCGTACCTATGAAGTGGGGACCATGGCGCTGTACATGATGCGCAGCCTGCGCGTCACAACAGATGTCGACCTTGTCCCCAGCGCGCTTGCCAAAGGCAAGCTGGGCCTCAGACCCCACAAGATCCCGGGCGGCGCCGAAGCGGTTACCCGCATCTTCAGGCGCTACAGAGAGCGTGCCCAACGCGAGGGGGTGCGGCCATGAATTTTGCCTACTATCCCGGATGCTCGGCCATGGGCTCGTCCCAAGACTATGAACGATCCACCCAGGCCGTGTGCCGTGCGCTGGATATGAACCTGGTGGCCATCCCGGACTGGAACTGCTGCGGTTCAACCCCTGCCCATGCCGTGAACATTGAACTTTCCGCAGCGCTCTGCGTGCGCAATCTCGACATTGCCGCCCGCGAGCAGGCGGAGATTCTGCTCACTCCCTGCCCAAGCTGCCTGTCCAATCTGAAAATGGCGGCCAAACGTATGGAAAATCCGGAGTTCCGCAGTCGGGTCAACGAGTTGCTGGACAGCCCGGCTTCCGAGCAATGGCCACCGGTCACCTCGGTCATGCAGGGCATTGCCCGGCACTTCGACATGTCGGCCATCAAAAGCCGCGTCCGTACCAGCCTGAAGGGCCTCAAGCTGGCCGCCTACTACGGCTGCCTGATGAGCCGGCCGGCAGACCTCATGCAGTTCGAGGATCCGGAAAACCCGATGCTCATGGAGAACATGCTCTCCGCCTGCGGCGCGGAGCTGGTGGATTTTCCTCTGAAAACGACCTGCTGCGGCGCGGCCTTC
This region includes:
- a CDS encoding 4Fe-4S dicluster domain-containing protein → MNDALNLSRMRDPSFTEEVEARSGQNLSTCYQCGNCTAGCPAGLAYDLPVNQIMRGVQLGLKDEVLNSRSIWMCLSCSTCSLRCPNEIEVAGVMETLRHMAREEGRVTVPKMEKFWWSFLDTVRAFGRTYEVGTMALYMMRSLRVTTDVDLVPSALAKGKLGLRPHKIPGGAEAVTRIFRRYRERAQREGVRP
- a CDS encoding CoB--CoM heterodisulfide reductase iron-sulfur subunit B family protein; protein product: MNFAYYPGCSAMGSSQDYERSTQAVCRALDMNLVAIPDWNCCGSTPAHAVNIELSAALCVRNLDIAAREQAEILLTPCPSCLSNLKMAAKRMENPEFRSRVNELLDSPASEQWPPVTSVMQGIARHFDMSAIKSRVRTSLKGLKLAAYYGCLMSRPADLMQFEDPENPMLMENMLSACGAELVDFPLKTTCCGAAFGITERPLTARNSGRILELAATLGVDAIVVACPLCQMNLDLRQKQAGRAGETSYNIPVLYFTQLLGLAFDLPRKELALNKLTVSADRLLEKLAGLRRKDESTSTEGGRQ